One stretch of Pararhizobium qamdonense DNA includes these proteins:
- a CDS encoding 2Fe-2S iron-sulfur cluster-binding protein, which translates to MPKLSIIAFDGTRHELDVQAGSTVMENAVRNSVPGIEAECGGACACATCHVYVDEEWSARVGAPEAMEEDMLDFAYDVKPTSRLSCQIKMSDALDGLVVHVPERQA; encoded by the coding sequence ATGCCAAAACTGAGTATCATTGCCTTTGACGGCACGCGTCACGAACTGGACGTTCAAGCTGGATCCACCGTCATGGAAAACGCTGTCCGCAACTCGGTGCCCGGCATCGAGGCCGAATGCGGCGGTGCCTGTGCCTGTGCCACCTGTCATGTCTATGTGGACGAGGAGTGGTCGGCGAGGGTCGGCGCGCCTGAGGCGATGGAAGAGGACATGCTCGACTTTGCCTATGACGTGAAGCCGACCTCGCGGCTGTCCTGTCAGATCAAGATGAGCGACGCCTTGGATGGGCTGGTTGTTCATGTTCCCGAGCGCCAGGCCTGA
- a CDS encoding DUF922 domain-containing Zn-dependent protease, with protein MPTGRISFAALLIASIVASPSAIAHAETVVNKSITYFSIGGRTAEELDKALSENGPMMKSSGSRHPGATKIKFGGTVTYVRHGSRCAVGSAKVTLSTRLILPRWTNRRKASRDLGLVWDTLSSDIKRHEERHAEIARNHARKLEKDFLSLRPEADCERMQARVARLSETAIQAHDRDQARFDRTEAANFDRRMIRLLQYRLDTLTKR; from the coding sequence ATGCCGACTGGCCGCATTTCCTTCGCCGCGCTTCTGATCGCCAGTATCGTGGCAAGCCCCTCCGCGATTGCCCATGCCGAAACTGTCGTGAACAAGAGCATCACCTATTTCTCGATCGGCGGGCGTACGGCAGAAGAGCTGGACAAGGCGCTGTCGGAAAACGGCCCGATGATGAAAAGCAGCGGCTCGCGCCATCCCGGCGCCACCAAGATCAAGTTCGGCGGCACGGTCACCTATGTGAGGCACGGCAGCCGCTGCGCCGTCGGCAGCGCCAAGGTCACGCTCAGCACCCGGCTGATCCTGCCGCGCTGGACAAACCGGCGCAAGGCAAGCCGCGACCTCGGCCTCGTCTGGGATACGCTGTCGAGCGATATCAAGCGTCACGAGGAACGCCATGCCGAAATTGCCCGCAACCATGCGCGCAAGCTGGAAAAGGACTTCCTGTCGCTGAGACCCGAGGCCGATTGCGAGCGGATGCAGGCCCGCGTTGCCCGGCTCAGCGAAACCGCCATTCAGGCCCATGACCGCGATCAGGCCCGCTTCGACAGGACCGAAGCCGCCAATTTCGACCGGCGGATGATCCGGCTCTTGCAGTACCGGCTGGACACGCTCACCAAGCGCTAG
- the folP gene encoding dihydropteroate synthase: MIDPFLPFEWALAHGRTLTLGPAGRLMAIINVTPDSFSDGGSYTDTQAAVAQALRCLENGADILDIGGESTRPGAAAVTAAQEQDRVLPVISALASRTDAIISVDTYRAGTARLAIAAGAHIINDVHGLQREPDLAAVAAATGAGLCIMHTGRDREKLTDVVRDQYLFLERSLEIAAAAGVERRRIALDPGFGFAKDTDENIALMARFEELVGFGLPLLAGTSRKRFLGAMTGREAQERDAATAATTALLRIAGAAVFRVHDVAINRDALLVADAMLAAKRNMPERPGKENRP; this comes from the coding sequence ATGATCGATCCTTTTCTCCCCTTCGAATGGGCCCTGGCGCATGGCCGGACGTTGACGCTTGGCCCGGCCGGGCGGTTGATGGCGATCATCAACGTCACGCCGGATTCGTTTTCCGATGGCGGCAGCTATACCGATACGCAAGCCGCAGTAGCGCAGGCCTTGCGCTGCCTGGAAAACGGCGCTGATATCCTCGATATCGGCGGTGAATCGACCCGCCCGGGAGCCGCCGCCGTGACGGCAGCGCAGGAACAGGACCGGGTGTTGCCGGTGATATCGGCACTTGCCAGCCGGACCGATGCGATCATTTCTGTGGATACCTACCGGGCCGGGACCGCACGCCTCGCCATTGCCGCCGGTGCCCACATCATCAACGACGTGCACGGCTTGCAACGCGAGCCCGATCTGGCCGCTGTCGCGGCTGCGACCGGGGCAGGGCTTTGCATCATGCATACCGGCCGTGACCGCGAAAAACTGACGGATGTGGTGCGCGACCAATATCTGTTCCTGGAACGGTCGCTGGAAATCGCCGCTGCTGCCGGTGTCGAGCGCCGCCGCATCGCGCTCGATCCCGGCTTCGGCTTTGCCAAGGATACCGATGAAAACATCGCGCTGATGGCGCGGTTTGAGGAACTTGTGGGTTTCGGGCTGCCGCTTCTGGCCGGCACGTCGCGAAAACGCTTTCTGGGGGCCATGACCGGCCGCGAGGCGCAGGAGCGGGATGCGGCCACGGCTGCAACGACGGCGCTGCTCAGAATAGCGGGTGCTGCGGTTTTCCGGGTACATGATGTCGCAATCAACAGGGATGCGCTTCTGGTGGCGGATGCTATGCTCGCCGCAAAAAGAAATATGCCGGAACGGCCTGGGAAGGAAAATCGACCATGA
- the folB gene encoding dihydroneopterin aldolase — protein sequence MTAIYTITLKNCAFFARHGVHDEEEFLGQRFFVDAELDVEQGTALLEDSINDTVHYGIAFTEIEKIITGRRRYLIEALALEVATTLCSVFPQIRRAKISIRKPNAPVPGVLDYVEVTVEHFA from the coding sequence ATGACAGCGATCTACACGATCACCCTGAAGAACTGCGCCTTTTTCGCGCGCCACGGCGTTCATGACGAGGAGGAGTTCTTGGGGCAGCGGTTCTTCGTCGATGCGGAACTGGATGTCGAGCAGGGCACGGCGCTGCTTGAGGATTCGATCAATGATACCGTCCATTACGGCATTGCCTTCACCGAGATCGAGAAGATCATCACCGGCCGCCGTCGCTACCTGATCGAGGCGCTGGCGCTGGAAGTGGCAACGACGCTCTGTTCGGTTTTTCCGCAGATCCGCCGGGCGAAAATATCGATTCGCAAGCCGAACGCGCCCGTTCCCGGCGTGCTCGATTATGTGGAAGTGACAGTCGAGCATTTTGCCTGA